A region of Granulicella aggregans DNA encodes the following proteins:
- a CDS encoding alpha-ketoacid dehydrogenase subunit alpha/beta — protein sequence MGRKTLPSLNGSSTSVQEADDTLLDREQLIEFYRLMYLSRRTDDREIVLKRQQKIFFQISCAGHEALLVAAGMAMKPGYDWFFPYYRDRAICLTLGNTVEEQLLQAVGAADDPASGGRQMPSHWGIKKLNIVTQSSATATQCLHAVGCAEAGRYFRNHPEALAKPAISSGIDYRQFKEVKFEADEVVYVSIGEGSTSQGEFWESLNTASNARLPIVFVVEDNGYAISTPVEANTPGGNISKLVANFPNFHFAEIDGTDAIASYKAMVEAVAYCRAGHGPALVHGHVVRPYSHSLSDDERQYRSAEEVEADSLKDPIARMQMYLLREGILNEAEIDRLERQVDEEVQRAADRAVRAPLPVATREAIEKHVYSEDLSVTDGRFATEPQRTPDDAERTMADLINACLKDEMRRDERIVVFGEDVADATRDAALRAGKIKGKGGVFKLTSGLQNEFGNDRCWNSPLAEANIVGRAIGMAVRGMKPVVEIQFFDYIWPAVHQMRNELSVIRWRSNGEYSCPVLIRVPIGGYLTGGSIYHSQSGESIFTHTPGVRVVMPSNALDAVGLLRTAIRCDDPVLFLEHKRLYRETFGRAMYPGPEYAIPFGKAKIVKPGKDLTVVTYGAVVPRALQAAVKIEREKGISVELIDLRTLSPYDWETIAESVKKTNRVIVAHEDMQSWGYGAEIAARIGEELFHDLDAPVRRVAAMDTFVAYQPALEDVILPQADDVYKAIAELAAF from the coding sequence ATGGGTCGCAAAACTTTACCGAGCCTTAACGGCTCGTCCACGTCTGTGCAGGAAGCGGACGATACCCTGTTAGATCGCGAACAATTGATTGAGTTCTACCGGCTCATGTACCTCTCACGCCGGACCGACGACCGCGAGATCGTCCTCAAGCGGCAGCAGAAGATCTTCTTCCAGATCTCCTGCGCGGGGCACGAAGCCCTGCTGGTCGCCGCCGGAATGGCGATGAAGCCAGGCTACGACTGGTTTTTCCCCTACTATCGCGACCGCGCCATCTGCCTCACCCTCGGCAATACCGTCGAAGAGCAACTCCTCCAGGCTGTCGGAGCCGCCGACGACCCCGCCAGCGGCGGCCGCCAGATGCCCTCGCACTGGGGCATCAAGAAGCTGAATATCGTGACGCAATCCTCCGCCACGGCGACCCAGTGCCTTCACGCGGTAGGCTGCGCCGAAGCAGGCCGCTACTTCCGCAATCATCCCGAAGCCCTAGCGAAGCCAGCCATCTCCTCAGGCATCGACTACCGGCAGTTCAAAGAGGTTAAGTTCGAAGCCGACGAGGTCGTCTACGTCTCCATCGGCGAAGGCTCCACCAGCCAGGGCGAGTTCTGGGAGTCGCTGAACACTGCCTCAAACGCCAGACTGCCCATCGTCTTCGTCGTCGAAGACAACGGCTACGCCATCTCCACGCCCGTAGAGGCCAACACCCCCGGCGGAAACATCTCGAAGCTGGTCGCGAACTTCCCCAACTTCCACTTCGCGGAGATCGACGGCACCGACGCCATCGCCAGCTACAAAGCGATGGTGGAGGCAGTCGCCTACTGCCGCGCAGGCCACGGCCCCGCGCTGGTGCATGGCCACGTGGTGCGTCCGTACTCCCACTCGCTCTCGGACGATGAGCGCCAGTACCGCTCCGCCGAAGAGGTCGAAGCCGACTCGCTGAAGGACCCGATCGCCCGGATGCAGATGTACCTTCTACGCGAGGGCATCCTCAATGAAGCCGAGATCGACCGCCTCGAGCGCCAGGTGGACGAAGAAGTCCAGCGCGCGGCAGACCGCGCCGTCCGCGCCCCGCTGCCGGTCGCAACCCGCGAAGCGATTGAAAAGCATGTCTACTCCGAAGACCTGAGCGTCACCGACGGGCGCTTCGCAACCGAGCCCCAGCGCACCCCCGACGACGCCGAACGCACCATGGCCGACCTCATCAACGCCTGCCTCAAGGACGAGATGCGACGCGACGAGCGCATCGTTGTCTTCGGCGAAGACGTCGCCGACGCGACCCGCGACGCGGCGCTCCGGGCAGGGAAGATCAAGGGTAAGGGCGGCGTCTTCAAGCTCACCTCCGGCCTCCAGAACGAGTTCGGCAACGACCGCTGCTGGAACTCCCCCCTGGCCGAGGCCAACATCGTTGGCCGCGCGATCGGCATGGCCGTCCGCGGCATGAAGCCCGTCGTTGAGATCCAGTTCTTCGACTACATCTGGCCTGCCGTCCACCAGATGCGGAACGAACTCTCCGTGATCCGTTGGCGCTCAAACGGCGAGTACAGCTGCCCGGTCCTGATCCGCGTACCCATCGGCGGCTATCTTACCGGCGGCTCCATCTACCACTCCCAGTCCGGCGAGAGCATCTTCACCCACACTCCCGGCGTGCGAGTCGTCATGCCCTCGAACGCCCTCGACGCCGTCGGCCTGCTGCGGACCGCCATCCGCTGCGACGACCCCGTCCTCTTCCTCGAACACAAGCGCCTCTACCGCGAGACCTTCGGCCGCGCGATGTATCCCGGCCCGGAGTACGCGATCCCGTTCGGCAAAGCAAAGATCGTGAAGCCCGGAAAAGACCTCACGGTCGTCACCTACGGAGCGGTTGTTCCAAGGGCGCTGCAGGCTGCGGTAAAGATCGAGCGCGAAAAGGGCATCAGCGTCGAGCTGATCGACCTGCGAACACTCAGCCCCTACGATTGGGAGACGATCGCCGAGTCCGTGAAGAAAACAAACCGCGTAATCGTCGCCCACGAGGACATGCAGAGCTGGGGTTACGGCGCAGAGATCGCGGCCCGGATCGGCGAAGAGCTCTTCCACGACCTCGACGCTCCCGTCCGCCGTGTAGCCGCAATGGACACCTTTGTGGCCTATCAGCCCGCCTTGGAGGATGTGATTCTGCCACAGGCGGATGATGTCTATAAAGCGATTGCGGAGCTGGCAGCGTTTTAG
- a CDS encoding cupin-like domain-containing protein: MAAHVLSELSKPSQSTSALPSVETLTSNDARLEIDPASYSALYNNTPFGFQHNLHKLDLFQFEAICDLADRYTTASANDYFVTGTSPKADAAFFDTEQIVLRPVEAIRRLDEKPTRILLKRPENYDVRFRTLMNSLIQQLRALPGGLGNQPIRRIQSSVFITSAAATTALHFDPEVAFFAQIEGDKDYHAYPPDQVTEPELEEFYSRGRVSIGQLDMSKLNPDQDHFFPLKAGVGFHQPQNSPHWVQTRAVRSISYSLVYETALDKQIGLTRAFNYFERKAGLHPTPPTKNLQLDGLKAKAIVPVRFGLKVAHKLRHG; this comes from the coding sequence TTGGCCGCTCACGTCCTGTCCGAACTCTCTAAGCCCTCCCAGTCGACATCCGCTCTACCTTCGGTAGAGACGCTCACATCGAACGATGCTCGCCTGGAGATTGACCCAGCTTCTTACTCGGCCCTGTACAACAACACGCCCTTCGGTTTCCAGCACAACCTGCACAAGCTCGATCTCTTCCAGTTCGAGGCCATCTGCGACCTGGCGGATCGCTACACCACCGCCTCCGCGAACGACTACTTCGTGACCGGCACCAGCCCCAAGGCAGATGCCGCGTTCTTTGATACCGAGCAGATCGTGCTGAGGCCGGTTGAGGCGATCCGCAGGCTCGATGAGAAGCCTACCCGCATCCTGCTGAAGCGGCCGGAGAACTACGACGTACGTTTCCGGACCCTGATGAACAGCCTCATTCAGCAGCTTCGCGCACTGCCGGGCGGACTCGGCAACCAGCCGATTCGCAGGATCCAGTCGAGCGTCTTCATCACCTCTGCTGCCGCGACGACGGCGCTTCACTTCGACCCTGAAGTTGCGTTCTTCGCGCAGATTGAAGGAGACAAGGACTACCACGCCTACCCGCCCGATCAGGTCACAGAACCGGAGCTCGAAGAGTTCTACTCCCGTGGCCGGGTCAGCATCGGCCAGTTGGACATGTCCAAGCTGAACCCAGATCAGGATCATTTCTTCCCGCTGAAGGCCGGAGTCGGATTCCACCAGCCGCAGAACTCTCCGCACTGGGTTCAGACGCGCGCGGTTCGCTCGATCTCCTACAGCCTGGTCTATGAGACAGCCCTTGACAAGCAGATCGGCCTCACCCGCGCCTTCAATTACTTCGAGCGCAAGGCCGGATTGCATCCGACCCCTCCGACCAAGAATCTGCAGCTCGATGGCCTCAAGGCGAAGGCGATCGTCCCGGTGCGCTTCGGACTGAAAGTCGCGCACAAACTCCGCCACGGATAA